The following proteins come from a genomic window of Lytechinus pictus isolate F3 Inbred chromosome 1, Lp3.0, whole genome shotgun sequence:
- the LOC129266477 gene encoding uncharacterized protein LOC129266477, whose translation MYTGSADQTVRCWVTEFGDLTRTYEGHKHTVQSVKFRDGLVYTACGDGFARVYDAKSGALKRTFKGHEGAVYSILLLDGKLATSSFDGSVNIYDCADIKDEITSFGDDEEEKEKKKKEKEERKKKEKERKEKAKQEKEKAKQAKIEAKKVLDQQKLETAKKLKEKRDAEKKKKEEAEMEGQMEENNKADKDSLPEKNDFENNEKDDDGDVEMSSEKKDSEKGDDDDERLMREIEQMDTN comes from the exons ATGTACACTGGTAGCGCAGATCAAACAGTTAGATGCTGGGTGACAGAGTTTGGAGATCTTACTAGGACATACGAAGGACATAAACATACAGTACAGTCTGTCAAATTTAGAGATGGATTAG TGTATACTGCTTGTGGTGACGGCTTTGCCCGGGTATACGATGCGAAATCAGGTGCGCTGAAGAGGACGTTCAAAGGGCACGAAGGAGCGGTTTACTCCATTTTG TTGCTGGACGGAAAGCTTGCTACCTCATCTTTCGATGGGTCGGTGAACATCTATGACTGCGCTGACATCAAAGACGAGATCACCAGCTTTGGTGATGacgaggaggagaaggagaaaaagaaaaaggaaaaggaagagaggaagaagaaagagaaagagcgGAAGGAGAAAGCCAAACAGGAAAAAGAAAAGGCCAAGCAAGCCAAAATCGAGGCCAAGAAAGTTTTGGATCAGCAGAAGCTCGAGACTGCTAAGAAGCTGAAGGAAAAGAGAGACgctgagaagaagaaaaaagaggaagcggAGATGGAGGGACAGATGGAAGAAAACAATAAGGCAGATAAGGATAGCCTCCCGGAGAAGAATGACTTTGAGAACAATGAGAAGGACGATGATGGGGACGTAGAGATGTCCTCTGAGAAGAAAGATAGCGAGAAGGGGGACGACGATGACGAAAGGCTTATGAGAGAAATTGAACAGATGGATACTAACTAA